A genomic region of Desulfosarcina ovata subsp. ovata contains the following coding sequences:
- a CDS encoding RidA family protein, with protein MILETVHTDRAPAAIGPYSQAIVAPPFVFVSGQLGMDPATGELVGDDLESQARQALENLKQILLAAGSSLEKTTVVEVFLTDMGRFADFNAIYGEYFSAHRPARAAIEVSALPKGACVEIKCTAAVE; from the coding sequence ATGATCTTGGAAACCGTTCATACCGATCGCGCCCCGGCCGCCATCGGCCCTTATTCTCAGGCCATTGTGGCTCCGCCGTTTGTTTTTGTCAGCGGGCAGCTGGGCATGGACCCGGCCACCGGTGAACTGGTGGGGGACGATCTGGAGAGCCAGGCCCGCCAGGCCCTGGAAAACCTCAAGCAGATTCTGCTGGCTGCCGGCAGCAGCCTGGAGAAGACCACCGTCGTGGAGGTGTTTTTGACCGATATGGGTAGGTTTGCCGATTTCAATGCCATCTATGGCGAGTATTTTTCCGCACACCGGCCGGCTCGCGCCGCCATCGAGGTCAGCGCCCTGCCCAAGGGGGCATGCGTGGAGATCAAATGCACGGCCGCGGTGGAATAA
- a CDS encoding ASKHA domain-containing protein, whose protein sequence is MSPAKARPAGKDTISIMIAGLLAGPSRPGQAFTMPGVNYDGLYKMARRIKACFDKDTGSAPVCLCTDDRAVMAATLLATLAGGPDLFIPHDLSPTPLDEMHAQAGFDRAICPTGDPLPEGVKPIDVTTLSDETESLAGRNDPDPDRTWVHLSGKNPSGETRLWSKTPRNLLAETAYLSDRYKIGSNDRILATIPALGGYGLLFSLLLPLTVSARVVAGHPNSTDTLGRQFADAQPTILVSVPEHYRDLKAAWPAEGALRLGFSAGEPLAKSDNADFLNATGVNLVEIYGSTATGGIAARCRADGESAFVPYNGIQWRVVGEQLDIRSPFLSAELPTRSSGWLTLDGQVKPNRGNGFMVAEPRRPETDSPLKESDRKAPQPIVTFEPSGLRLPLLANRTLHELAADNGIDIRADCGGSGVCGKCRVLVDPAENFSSLTPAELKMLTPEQLADGSRLACQARATGEGTVTIPDTLAESAETRGKTGISGSYPVDPMIRRLTVASPSPGVKSDNLPESLLDWISNKAGESLATTIDVAALRQLGRYRGNLKGFTLVLHEEAGMRRILEGEQTTSLGFAVDLGTTSVAGYLCNLVTGELLAADACVNPQRRFGEDVISRICRINEKDIYLDQFQRLAAEAINFLMQRCVKQIGVRIDEIDEIAICGNTTMQQVVAGLHPHGLGAFPYFPLILTPPVFSAGDLGLGSDPAVPVLLMPVVSGFVGGDTMAAILADRPHERDEVTLIVDIGTNGELALGNRDGLWVTSCATGPALEGAQISCGIRAVTGAIHRVWAEDTGRRINYEVLGEEGKNRPLGICGSGIIDAIASMRQIGVILPSGRLDETSDQVERDEKGVGRTYTLVPREQSATGSDISMTLKDIRQIQLAKGALSVGIEFLMRKAGIDRIDRTVLTGAFGAHFNWENALAIGMLPPAVAQSRVVAKDNLAGVGVVMALLDRKLRVEARDLCRRLRYLELATQSDFAMAFAQATMFPDNDT, encoded by the coding sequence ATGTCACCAGCGAAAGCAAGACCAGCGGGAAAAGACACGATTTCAATCATGATCGCCGGGCTCCTGGCCGGCCCTTCGCGGCCCGGCCAGGCATTCACCATGCCCGGGGTGAACTATGACGGCCTTTATAAAATGGCGCGCCGGATCAAAGCCTGCTTCGACAAAGACACCGGCAGCGCGCCGGTCTGCCTCTGCACGGACGACCGCGCTGTAATGGCCGCAACGCTCCTGGCCACCCTGGCGGGCGGTCCGGACCTGTTCATCCCCCACGATCTTTCGCCAACCCCCCTGGACGAAATGCACGCTCAGGCCGGTTTTGACCGTGCCATCTGCCCCACCGGCGATCCCCTGCCGGAGGGGGTCAAACCCATTGATGTGACCACTCTATCCGACGAAACGGAAAGCCTGGCTGGCAGGAATGACCCGGACCCCGATCGTACCTGGGTCCATCTGTCCGGCAAAAACCCTTCCGGTGAAACTCGCCTGTGGTCCAAAACACCGCGCAACCTGCTTGCCGAAACGGCGTATCTGAGCGACAGGTATAAAATCGGCAGCAACGATCGTATCCTGGCGACGATCCCGGCCCTTGGTGGCTATGGCCTGCTCTTTTCCCTGCTGCTCCCGCTGACGGTTTCGGCCCGCGTGGTGGCCGGGCACCCGAATTCAACCGACACGCTGGGTCGTCAATTTGCCGATGCCCAGCCCACGATCCTGGTGAGTGTACCGGAGCATTACCGCGACCTCAAAGCGGCCTGGCCGGCAGAGGGAGCCCTGCGTTTGGGATTTTCCGCAGGCGAGCCGCTGGCCAAGTCCGACAACGCGGACTTCCTCAACGCCACCGGAGTAAATCTGGTGGAGATTTACGGCAGCACGGCAACCGGGGGCATCGCCGCACGCTGCCGGGCCGACGGCGAGTCGGCCTTTGTCCCTTACAACGGCATCCAGTGGCGCGTGGTCGGCGAGCAACTGGACATCCGCTCACCCTTTCTTTCCGCTGAACTGCCGACGCGCAGCAGCGGTTGGCTGACCCTCGACGGACAGGTCAAGCCCAATCGCGGCAATGGATTCATGGTGGCCGAACCCCGCAGGCCGGAAACGGACAGCCCCCTGAAAGAATCGGACCGGAAGGCACCCCAGCCGATCGTCACCTTCGAACCGTCCGGCCTACGGTTGCCCCTGCTGGCCAACCGCACGCTCCATGAGCTGGCCGCCGACAACGGGATTGACATCCGTGCCGATTGTGGTGGCAGCGGGGTTTGCGGAAAGTGCCGGGTTCTGGTCGATCCGGCCGAAAATTTCTCGTCCCTTACGCCGGCCGAGCTGAAAATGCTCACCCCGGAGCAACTGGCCGACGGCTCCCGCCTGGCCTGCCAGGCCCGGGCCACCGGGGAAGGAACCGTCACCATCCCCGACACCCTTGCCGAAAGCGCCGAAACCCGGGGCAAAACCGGCATCAGCGGCAGCTATCCGGTGGATCCGATGATCCGGCGCCTGACCGTGGCATCCCCGTCTCCGGGTGTGAAAAGCGACAACCTCCCGGAAAGCTTGCTGGACTGGATTTCCAACAAGGCCGGGGAGTCGCTGGCCACCACCATCGATGTCGCCGCCCTGCGCCAGCTGGGCCGATACCGGGGAAACCTGAAAGGGTTTACCCTGGTTCTGCACGAAGAGGCCGGCATGCGCCGCATTCTCGAAGGCGAGCAGACCACCAGCCTCGGCTTTGCCGTGGATCTGGGCACCACGTCGGTGGCCGGCTACCTGTGCAACCTGGTCACCGGCGAACTGCTGGCGGCCGATGCCTGTGTCAATCCCCAGCGGCGCTTTGGCGAGGACGTCATCAGCCGCATCTGCCGCATCAACGAAAAGGATATTTACCTGGATCAGTTTCAACGCCTGGCCGCCGAGGCAATCAATTTTCTCATGCAGCGCTGTGTGAAGCAGATCGGGGTCCGCATCGATGAAATCGATGAAATCGCGATCTGCGGCAACACCACCATGCAACAGGTGGTCGCCGGCTTGCACCCCCATGGTCTGGGCGCATTTCCCTACTTTCCCCTGATACTGACCCCACCGGTGTTCAGCGCCGGTGATCTGGGTCTGGGTAGCGACCCCGCCGTACCCGTTCTTCTCATGCCGGTGGTATCCGGCTTTGTGGGCGGGGATACCATGGCGGCCATTCTGGCCGATCGGCCCCATGAGCGGGACGAGGTCACCCTAATCGTGGATATCGGCACCAACGGCGAGTTGGCGCTGGGCAATCGGGACGGCCTGTGGGTCACCAGTTGCGCCACCGGTCCGGCCCTCGAAGGGGCCCAGATCTCCTGCGGCATACGCGCCGTAACCGGTGCCATCCACCGCGTGTGGGCCGAGGATACCGGCCGGCGGATCAACTATGAGGTTTTGGGAGAAGAAGGCAAAAACCGGCCCTTGGGCATCTGCGGATCGGGAATCATCGATGCCATCGCCAGCATGCGGCAAATCGGGGTCATTCTGCCCAGCGGCCGGCTGGATGAAACCAGCGATCAGGTGGAACGCGACGAGAAGGGCGTCGGGCGTACCTATACCCTCGTGCCCCGAGAGCAGAGTGCCACCGGCAGCGATATTTCGATGACCCTGAAAGACATCCGCCAGATCCAGCTGGCCAAGGGGGCGCTCTCCGTGGGAATCGAGTTTCTCATGCGCAAAGCGGGCATCGACCGCATCGACCGCACGGTACTTACCGGTGCGTTCGGCGCCCATTTCAACTGGGAAAACGCCCTTGCCATCGGCATGCTGCCACCGGCCGTGGCCCAAAGCCGGGTCGTGGCCAAAGACAACCTGGCCGGCGTCGGGGTGGTCATGGCCCTTTTGGACCGCAAACTGCGCGTCGAGGCACGCGACCTGTGCCGCCGCCTGCGCTATCTGGAGCTGGCCACCCAGTCTGACTTCGCTATGGCCTTTGCCCAGGCGACGATGTTTCCGGACAACGATACATAG
- a CDS encoding radical SAM/SPASM domain-containing protein yields MACSINNRLHEFEIDGGAIARAASEKRLLTMEIEFSLRCNFHCPYCYVPTQRELDMELTPDEIRDVLVQARDLGARRIIILGGEPSIYPRIREMIDFILDHGMAVEMFTNGSGISADFAQWLHARRVRVVLKMNTFDPALQDRLAGREGAAGLIASALKHLKTAGYPSGEAFLAISTIICRPNLSELPRMWCWLRDQGIAPYFEIITPQGSANQNPWLSVDPTTLKGVFETLCGIDRERYGRSWEIQPPLVGNRCLRHQFSCLVTASGNVTPCVGVTLPIGNIRSHTLQQIIQSSPVLDDLRNYRQTIKGPCRNCEKADGCYGCRGAAYQITGDYLASDPLCWRCHSHED; encoded by the coding sequence ATGGCGTGCAGCATCAACAACCGATTGCATGAGTTTGAGATTGATGGGGGTGCTATTGCCCGTGCTGCCTCGGAAAAGCGACTTTTGACCATGGAGATCGAATTCAGCCTGCGCTGCAATTTTCACTGCCCGTATTGCTACGTTCCGACCCAGCGGGAGCTGGACATGGAACTGACCCCTGACGAGATTCGCGACGTCCTGGTCCAGGCCAGGGATTTGGGTGCCCGGCGCATCATCATCCTTGGCGGTGAGCCCAGCATTTATCCCCGGATCCGGGAGATGATCGATTTTATTCTCGATCACGGCATGGCGGTGGAGATGTTCACCAACGGCAGCGGCATCAGCGCCGATTTTGCCCAATGGCTCCACGCGCGCCGGGTTCGGGTGGTCTTGAAAATGAACACCTTCGACCCGGCGCTGCAGGATCGCCTGGCCGGCCGCGAGGGTGCCGCCGGTTTGATCGCCTCTGCCCTGAAACACTTGAAAACGGCGGGTTATCCTTCCGGCGAGGCCTTCCTGGCGATCAGCACCATCATCTGCCGTCCCAATCTTTCCGAACTGCCCCGGATGTGGTGTTGGTTGCGCGATCAGGGCATCGCGCCCTATTTCGAAATCATTACCCCCCAAGGCAGTGCCAACCAGAACCCGTGGCTTTCCGTGGATCCGACGACCCTCAAGGGGGTCTTTGAAACACTTTGCGGAATCGACCGGGAGCGTTATGGCCGGTCATGGGAAATTCAGCCGCCGCTGGTGGGCAATCGCTGTTTGCGCCACCAATTTTCCTGTCTGGTAACCGCCAGTGGCAACGTGACGCCTTGTGTTGGCGTTACCCTGCCAATTGGCAATATCCGCAGTCACACATTACAACAGATCATTCAGTCCAGCCCGGTTCTCGATGATTTACGCAACTACCGCCAGACGATCAAAGGCCCCTGCCGCAATTGTGAGAAAGCCGATGGATGCTATGGATGCCGCGGCGCCGCCTACCAGATCACCGGCGACTACCTGGCGTCCGACCCCCTGTGCTGGCGCTGTCATTCCCATGAAGATTGA
- a CDS encoding DMT family transporter, whose translation MKIDDPFMPDITLPTIRFRSRAMLGVLGCVAVFASAFCFYFSTVAIRWSREVVSIDSAYFVFFRFLLGFFVVCAVMILKREGPRPKRYHLLVGRTIGNCIAVFCFYQAVRYTSVAEANILNMTYPIFVAFLSWVLLRDQRDPVTLIMVVVAFSGVWLILRPERMGLGLSSLWGIFSAISAGGAIFYLNLSRQHHDANTVLFYMFGLGTVIMFAVFHRSITWPSAAEFYYLMICGVSGIAGQFLITLGFRYVTAVEGGVISSTRILLAALLGPWLASDPPLGVVGWLGALLIFGANVVLTARKGR comes from the coding sequence ATGAAGATTGACGATCCGTTCATGCCCGATATCACTCTCCCCACCATTCGGTTTCGTTCGCGTGCCATGCTGGGTGTGCTCGGATGTGTGGCCGTTTTTGCCTCCGCCTTCTGCTTCTACTTTTCAACCGTGGCCATCCGCTGGTCCCGGGAGGTGGTCTCCATCGATTCCGCCTATTTCGTGTTTTTCCGTTTTCTGCTCGGATTTTTCGTGGTCTGCGCGGTGATGATCCTCAAACGCGAGGGGCCCCGCCCGAAACGCTATCACCTGCTTGTCGGCCGGACCATCGGCAACTGCATTGCCGTTTTCTGCTTTTACCAGGCCGTGCGTTATACCTCCGTGGCCGAGGCCAACATCCTGAACATGACTTACCCCATTTTCGTTGCCTTCCTGTCATGGGTACTGCTGCGCGACCAGCGGGATCCGGTGACCCTGATCATGGTTGTGGTGGCATTTTCCGGGGTATGGCTGATTCTGCGACCCGAACGGATGGGGCTTGGGCTCAGCAGTCTCTGGGGCATTTTCTCAGCCATCAGTGCGGGCGGCGCCATATTTTACCTCAATCTCAGCCGGCAGCACCATGACGCCAACACCGTGCTGTTTTATATGTTCGGTCTGGGAACGGTGATAATGTTTGCCGTTTTTCACCGCAGTATCACCTGGCCCTCCGCCGCCGAATTTTACTACCTGATGATCTGCGGGGTAAGCGGAATCGCGGGGCAGTTCCTGATCACGCTGGGGTTTCGGTATGTCACGGCCGTGGAGGGCGGGGTGATCTCCTCCACCCGAATCCTGCTGGCAGCGCTGCTGGGACCCTGGCTGGCCTCCGATCCGCCGCTGGGAGTGGTCGGCTGGCTGGGCGCGCTGCTGATTTTCGGGGCCAATGTGGTGCTGACTGCCCGCAAGGGGCGTTGA
- a CDS encoding glycerol-3-phosphate acyltransferase, producing the protein MNNSLPLLAILFVTAYAAGSINFSILAFRFSGREDPRRHGSGNAGATNVYRQAGIGWAAAVLLLDMARAMGMALLAVSLLPPDPVPWVGLGLVLGNRFPCFHRFKGGKGVANYLGFSVIVAPVWAGIGALAWGGAFLVWRTPFLSSFSLVACLAVGTIADPAIHGPGMAGTIVTVGLIVACHHQNIRQRWGHQP; encoded by the coding sequence GTGAACAACAGCCTGCCCCTCCTTGCGATCCTGTTCGTGACGGCTTATGCTGCCGGCTCGATCAATTTTTCCATCCTCGCCTTCCGGTTTAGCGGCCGGGAGGATCCGCGCCGCCACGGCAGCGGCAACGCCGGTGCCACCAATGTCTATCGACAGGCCGGCATCGGCTGGGCTGCCGCCGTTCTCCTGCTGGACATGGCCCGCGCCATGGGGATGGCCCTTCTCGCGGTAAGCCTGCTCCCCCCGGACCCGGTCCCCTGGGTCGGACTGGGCCTGGTGCTGGGCAACCGGTTTCCCTGCTTTCACCGTTTCAAGGGCGGCAAAGGCGTGGCCAACTACCTGGGTTTTTCCGTGATCGTGGCGCCGGTATGGGCCGGTATCGGCGCCCTGGCCTGGGGAGGCGCCTTTCTGGTATGGCGCACACCGTTTCTCTCATCCTTTTCCCTGGTGGCCTGCCTGGCTGTGGGAACCATCGCCGACCCGGCGATACACGGGCCGGGAATGGCGGGGACCATCGTCACCGTTGGATTGATCGTTGCCTGTCACCACCAAAATATTCGCCAACGCTGGGGCCATCAGCCATGA
- a CDS encoding AMP nucleosidase — protein sequence MGLKEHEYIRQTLERYTNCKLENFCSHVLITNFRQYIKAFSDRTGCAMHENNFRIVNVPELDCTMIDFGIGSPQAALVVNGLAYLDNLKSVVMLGMCGGIDDILEVGDFVVPTAAIRGEGCSRHYLPIEFPAQPAMSVNLLCIGAVKAHKLTPRCGIVYTTDRRLWEFDEDFVDYLRCQRILAIEMELATLFSVAYRYEVPIGSIMLVSDMPLQRRGIKDKKLHEEIYKNHMDTHLNIALDAIANLKARWPDVERQLHSEW from the coding sequence ATGGGGCTTAAAGAACACGAGTACATCCGGCAGACACTGGAGCGCTACACCAACTGCAAACTGGAAAATTTCTGCAGTCACGTCCTGATCACCAACTTCAGGCAGTATATCAAAGCGTTTTCCGACCGCACCGGCTGCGCAATGCACGAAAACAACTTCCGGATCGTCAATGTCCCGGAACTGGACTGCACGATGATCGATTTCGGTATCGGATCGCCCCAGGCGGCGCTGGTGGTCAACGGCCTGGCCTACCTGGACAATCTCAAATCGGTGGTCATGCTGGGCATGTGCGGTGGCATCGATGACATTCTGGAGGTGGGCGATTTCGTGGTCCCCACGGCCGCCATCCGTGGTGAAGGTTGCAGCCGCCACTATTTGCCCATCGAGTTTCCGGCCCAGCCGGCCATGTCGGTCAATTTGCTGTGCATCGGTGCGGTCAAGGCGCACAAGCTCACGCCCCGTTGCGGTATCGTTTACACCACGGACCGCCGCCTGTGGGAGTTTGATGAAGATTTCGTGGATTACCTGCGCTGCCAGCGGATTCTGGCCATCGAGATGGAACTGGCCACTCTGTTTTCGGTGGCCTACCGCTACGAGGTCCCCATCGGCTCGATCATGCTGGTGTCGGACATGCCGCTGCAGCGGCGTGGGATCAAGGACAAGAAACTGCACGAGGAGATTTACAAAAACCACATGGACACGCATCTGAACATCGCCCTGGATGCGATTGCCAATCTCAAGGCCCGTTGGCCGGATGTGGAGCGTCAGCTGCACAGTGAATGGTAG
- a CDS encoding DtxR family transcriptional regulator, producing the protein MPKSKPLSANMEDYLETIYHIVSEKRAARAKDIAVRMAVNSASVTGALRLLAEKGHINYAPYDVITLTPEGETLARDIVRRHEILKDFFTKVLDVDDAEAEESACKMEHAISPTIIDRLVRFVEFIQICPRGGEEWMGGFRQFCEKADAFSGCENAISKCLDDLKKRQKQFQAAKREVITLESLESGQVARLIRVKGKGSIVEKLKELDITPGSIIELENVSGIDERVSIKVRGYHLSLRKDDFSKIELEVIPPG; encoded by the coding sequence ATGCCGAAAAGCAAGCCACTGAGCGCCAACATGGAAGATTACCTGGAAACGATTTACCATATCGTTTCCGAGAAGAGAGCCGCTCGGGCCAAGGATATTGCCGTTCGCATGGCGGTCAACAGTGCATCGGTCACCGGTGCGCTCAGACTGCTGGCGGAAAAAGGCCACATCAACTACGCCCCCTACGATGTCATCACCCTGACGCCCGAAGGCGAGACCCTGGCCCGTGACATTGTCCGCCGCCATGAAATTCTGAAGGATTTTTTCACCAAGGTGCTGGACGTGGATGACGCCGAGGCGGAAGAGAGTGCCTGTAAGATGGAACATGCCATTTCGCCGACGATTATCGACCGGCTGGTACGGTTTGTGGAATTCATCCAGATCTGCCCCCGCGGGGGTGAGGAGTGGATGGGCGGTTTCCGTCAGTTCTGCGAAAAGGCCGACGCTTTTTCCGGATGCGAGAACGCCATTTCCAAATGCCTGGATGATCTGAAAAAGCGCCAGAAGCAGTTCCAGGCGGCCAAACGGGAAGTCATCACCCTGGAAAGCCTCGAGTCCGGGCAGGTCGCCCGCCTGATCCGCGTCAAGGGAAAAGGGTCCATCGTGGAAAAGCTGAAGGAGCTGGACATCACACCGGGCAGCATCATCGAGTTGGAAAATGTTTCAGGCATTGATGAACGGGTCAGTATCAAGGTCCGCGGTTATCATCTCTCTTTGCGCAAAGACGATTTTTCCAAAATTGAACTGGAAGTCATCCCGCCAGGCTGA
- a CDS encoding ferritin-like domain-containing protein yields MTESNTLDILKNAILLEKRGKAFYRMAAGQSTNADVKAFFETMADEEVQHVKILSDQYKAFRETGKFRAPETASTGTISRNVLTPEVKARIAAADFEAAAISAAMLMEERSIALYSGRGQSAQDPEEKKLYRWLAEWEKEHLEFLAAIDAELKERIWNDNGFWPF; encoded by the coding sequence ATGACGGAAAGCAATACCCTGGATATTCTGAAAAACGCCATCTTGCTGGAAAAGCGGGGCAAGGCGTTTTATCGCATGGCGGCCGGCCAATCCACCAATGCCGACGTGAAGGCCTTTTTTGAGACCATGGCGGACGAGGAGGTCCAGCACGTCAAGATCCTTTCCGATCAGTACAAGGCGTTCAGAGAGACCGGCAAATTCAGGGCACCGGAAACCGCAAGTACCGGAACCATCAGCCGGAACGTATTGACCCCGGAGGTCAAGGCACGGATTGCTGCTGCGGATTTTGAAGCCGCGGCCATTTCGGCGGCCATGCTGATGGAAGAGCGGTCCATTGCCCTTTATTCCGGCCGCGGACAGTCTGCCCAGGATCCGGAAGAGAAAAAGCTGTACCGGTGGCTGGCCGAATGGGAAAAGGAGCATCTTGAATTTCTCGCCGCCATCGATGCGGAACTTAAGGAGCGGATCTGGAACGACAACGGCTTCTGGCCGTTCTGA
- a CDS encoding DUF3450 domain-containing protein — translation MFRKKILLVMLTGSLLFSTVLPAIGSDTEARIERPVRQSIDTRQATQDAEAKWRQDKEKLTLRFEKLQAEQKQLEASKATLAGDLESTRARIAAKEKQLSDIEQISSQIQPFLGEMVGVLKETVAGGSPFLLAEREKRIGNLDHLMNDPEVSVSEKYRKVMEALLVEAEYGCTIETYQESISVDGQRVLVDIFRLGRISLFYQCLDRQHCGFYNVATGGWQALPATYNPDIHAAIDMAAKRKPVELINLPLGRLVVK, via the coding sequence ATGTTCAGAAAAAAGATCCTGTTGGTCATGTTGACCGGTTCGCTTTTATTTTCGACCGTCTTGCCGGCTATCGGCAGCGATACCGAAGCACGTATCGAACGACCGGTGCGGCAATCCATCGACACCCGTCAGGCCACGCAGGACGCCGAGGCGAAGTGGCGCCAGGACAAGGAGAAACTGACTCTTCGATTCGAAAAGTTGCAGGCAGAGCAGAAGCAGCTTGAGGCAAGCAAGGCGACCCTGGCCGGGGATCTCGAATCGACCCGGGCGAGAATTGCGGCCAAGGAAAAACAGTTGTCCGATATCGAACAGATATCCAGCCAGATCCAGCCGTTTCTGGGTGAGATGGTCGGAGTGCTGAAGGAGACCGTTGCCGGCGGCAGTCCATTCCTGCTGGCTGAGCGGGAGAAACGCATCGGCAACCTCGATCATTTGATGAACGACCCGGAAGTCTCCGTCAGCGAGAAGTACCGCAAAGTCATGGAAGCGCTGCTGGTGGAGGCGGAATACGGGTGTACCATCGAAACCTACCAGGAAAGCATTTCCGTCGACGGTCAGCGCGTATTGGTCGACATTTTTCGCCTGGGCCGGATCAGTCTTTTTTATCAGTGCCTGGATCGCCAGCATTGTGGATTTTACAATGTCGCCACCGGCGGGTGGCAGGCCCTTCCCGCCACTTACAATCCGGACATTCATGCCGCCATTGATATGGCGGCCAAACGCAAGCCGGTGGAACTGATCAATCTGCCATTGGGAAGGCTGGTGGTTAAATGA